From Pagrus major chromosome 6, Pma_NU_1.0, one genomic window encodes:
- the LOC140998359 gene encoding potassium voltage-gated channel subfamily A member 3-like: MDDQTYSVNQPPSSAKQRGRNATDSRGYAEVQEGVMTVENMLEESAVLSAPHLSVDRYELSRQGCCERVVINISGLRFETQLKTFNQFPETLLGDPRKRMRYFDPLRNEYFFDRNRPSFDAILYYYQSGGRIRRPVNVPIDIFSEEIRFYQLGEEAMEKFRDDEGFIKEEERILPKHDFQKQVWLLFEYPESSGPARGIAIVSVLVILISIVIFCMETLPEFRDDREATVAPAVNGTAPHVHSPFTDPFFVIETLCIIWFSFELLVRFFACPSKTTFSKNIMNIIDIVAIIPYFITLGTELAERETNNSQQAMSLAILRVIRLVRVFRIFKLSRHSKGLQILGQTLKASMRELGLLIFFLFIGVILFSSAVYFAEADDPRSSFTSIPDAFWWAVVTMTTVGYGDMHPVTIGGKIVGSLCAIAGVLTIALPVPVIVSNFNYFYHRETDGEETPQYVHTSSCEHLPSEELRRSCSSSSLSKSEYMVIEEGINSAFKQPNFTTENNQNCVNIKKIFTDV, from the coding sequence ATGGATGACCAGACCTACAGTGTGAACCAGCCGCCCTCGTCCGCCAAGCAAAGGGGCAGGAACGCGACTGACAGCCGGGGTTATGCCGAGGTGCAGGAGGGCGTCATGACGGTGGAAAACATGCTGGAGGAGTCCGCCGTGCTCTCGGCGCCTCACCTGTCGGTGGATCGATACGAGCTCAGCCGCCAGGGATGCTGCGAGAGGGTGGTGATCAACATCTCGGGTTTACGCTTCGAGACGCAACTCAAAACTTTCAACCAGTTCCCAGAGACGCTGCTGGGGGACCCGAGGAAAAGGATGCGCTACTTTGACCCACTGAGGAACGAGTACTTCTTTGACAGGAACAGACCCAGCTTTGATGCCATCCTGTACTACTACCAGTCAGGGGGGCGCATCCGGAGACCTGTTAACGTGCCCATTGATATTTTCTCCGAGGAGATCAGGTTTTATCAACTCGGAGAGGAGGCCATGGAGAAATTCCGTGATGATGAGGGGTTTATAAAAGAAGAGGAGCGCATCCTGCCCAAACATGATTTCCAAAAGCAGGTTTGGCTTCTGTTTGAGTACCCTGAGAGCTCGGGGCCAGCGAGGGGAATAGCCATCGTCTCAGTGCTTGTTATTTTGATTTCTATTGTTATTTTCTGCATGGAGACTCTGCCCGAGTTTCGGGACGACAGGGAAGCCACAGTGGCTCCCGCGGTGAACGGCACCGCTCCACATGTGCACAGCCCATTCACAGACCCCTTCTTTGTCATAGAGACTCTGTGCATCATCTGGTTCTCCTTCGAGCTGCTGGTCAGGTTCTTCGCCTGTCCAAGCAAAACTACCTTCTCCAAAAACATCATGAATATCATTGACATCGTTGCCATCATCCCCTACTTTATCACTTTGGGGACCGAGCTGGCCGAGAGGGAGACCAACAACAGCCAGCAGGCGATGTCCCTCGCCATCCTGAGGGTGATCAGACTAGTGAGGGTCTTTCGCATTTTTAAGCTGTCACGACACTCAAAGGGACTTCAGATATTGGGACAGACCCTCAAGGCCAGCATGAGGGAGCTCGGCTTGctcatatttttccttttcatcgGAGTTATTCTCTTCTCCAGCGCGGTTTACTTTGCAGAAGCAGACGACCCCAGGTCCAGTTTCACCAGCATCCCAGATGCGTTTTGGTGGGCAGTGGTCACCATGACCACAGTCGGATACGGAGACATGCATCCGGTGACCATAGGTGGGAAAATAGTGGGGTCGCTGTGCGCAATAGCAGGCGTGCTGACCATTGCCTTACCCGTGCCAGTGATTGTGTCCAATTTCAACTACTTCTACCACAGGGAGACTGACGGGGAGGAGACGCCACAGTACGTGCACACTAGCAGCTGTGAGCACCTCCCCTCTGAGGAGCTGAGGAGGTCGTGCAGCTCCTCGTCCCTCAGCAAGTCTGAGTACATGGTGATAGAGGAGGGCATCAACAGCGCGTTCAAGCAGCCCAACTTCACCACCGAGAACAACCAGAACTGCGTGAACATCAAAAAGATCTTCACAGACGTGTAA